The proteins below are encoded in one region of Peribacillus muralis:
- the glmS gene encoding glutamine--fructose-6-phosphate transaminase (isomerizing), protein MCGIVGYIGLNDAKEILLKGLEKLEYRGYDSSGIAVKNEAGVTIFKEKGRIADLRGAVDENTVAHTGIGHTRWATHGIPSRENAHPHQSNSGRLTLVHNGVIENYAILKREYLQDVAFKSETDTEVIVQLIEKFVNGGMEVEEAFRQTLTLLEGSYAIALLDVENDETIFVAKNKSPLLIGVGKDFNVVASDAMAMLQVTDQFLELMDKEMVIVTNEKVTIKNLSNEEVLRAPFTAELDASDIEKGTYPHYMLKEVDEQPAVIRKIIQAYQNEEGKLAIDYSITEAVSEADRIYIIACGTSYHAGLIGKQFIEKMTEIPVEVHVASEFTYNMPLLSKKPLFIFISQSGETADSRAVLVSIKALGHKALTITNVPGSTLSREADYTLLLHAGPEIAVASTKAYTAQVAVLSILANVTGHFRNLEYDFDLVKELGIVATAMEALCDSKEEMEAIAHEYLSVTRNCFFIGRSLDYYVVLEGALKLKEISYIQAEGFAGGELKHGTIALIEEGTPVIALATQAGVNLSIRGNVKEVVARGAKPCIISMKGLEEEDDRFVIPEVHELLTPLISVIPMQLIAYYAALHRECDVDKPRNLAKSVTVE, encoded by the coding sequence AAATACGGTTGCACATACTGGGATTGGACATACGCGCTGGGCCACTCATGGTATTCCAAGCCGTGAAAATGCCCATCCTCACCAAAGCAATTCAGGTCGATTAACATTAGTTCATAATGGGGTCATTGAAAACTATGCGATTCTAAAACGTGAATATTTGCAGGATGTTGCCTTTAAAAGTGAAACGGATACGGAAGTCATCGTTCAACTTATCGAAAAGTTCGTGAATGGTGGCATGGAAGTGGAAGAGGCGTTCCGTCAAACACTCACGCTATTGGAAGGATCATATGCCATTGCCCTTTTGGATGTCGAAAATGATGAAACCATTTTTGTCGCGAAAAATAAAAGCCCGCTGCTGATCGGAGTCGGAAAGGACTTTAATGTTGTAGCTTCGGATGCAATGGCCATGTTGCAAGTCACAGATCAATTCCTTGAACTGATGGATAAAGAAATGGTCATCGTGACGAATGAAAAGGTGACGATCAAGAATCTTTCCAACGAAGAAGTATTGCGTGCACCGTTCACTGCTGAACTGGATGCAAGTGATATTGAAAAGGGTACGTACCCTCACTATATGCTTAAGGAAGTCGACGAGCAGCCAGCTGTCATCCGTAAGATCATTCAAGCTTACCAAAATGAAGAAGGCAAACTTGCCATCGACTATAGCATTACTGAAGCTGTAAGTGAGGCGGACCGCATTTATATCATCGCTTGCGGAACTAGCTATCACGCAGGATTGATCGGGAAGCAATTCATCGAAAAAATGACTGAAATTCCGGTTGAAGTCCATGTGGCATCGGAATTCACTTATAATATGCCGCTATTATCGAAAAAACCGCTTTTCATCTTCATTTCGCAAAGTGGGGAAACGGCTGACAGCCGCGCCGTATTGGTTTCGATCAAAGCACTAGGCCATAAAGCCTTGACCATCACAAACGTACCAGGCTCCACATTATCACGTGAAGCGGATTATACGCTCTTGCTGCATGCCGGCCCTGAAATTGCCGTTGCCTCAACAAAAGCCTATACAGCTCAAGTGGCCGTGTTGTCCATACTGGCAAATGTAACAGGTCATTTCCGTAACCTGGAATATGACTTCGACCTTGTAAAAGAGCTTGGAATCGTAGCGACAGCCATGGAGGCCCTATGCGACTCGAAAGAAGAGATGGAGGCCATCGCCCATGAATACCTGTCCGTTACAAGAAACTGCTTCTTCATCGGCCGTTCCCTTGACTACTATGTTGTCCTGGAAGGGGCGCTTAAGCTGAAGGAGATTTCCTACATCCAGGCGGAAGGCTTTGCTGGCGGCGAGCTTAAACACGGAACGATCGCCTTGATTGAAGAAGGCACACCAGTGATAGCACTTGCCACGCAAGCCGGCGTCAACTTAAGCATCCGCGGCAATGTCAAAGAAGTCGTTGCCCGCGGCGCCAAGCCTTGCATCATTTCGATGAAGGGGCTTGAAGAAGAGGATGATCGTTTCGTCATCCCGGAAGTGCACGAACTATTAACACCCCTTATCTCTGTTATCCCGATGCAGCTCATCGCCTACTACGCTGCCCTGCACCGCGAATGCGACGTGGATAAACCACGTAACCTTGCGAAAAGTGTAACGGTTGAGTAA
- a CDS encoding CPBP family intramembrane glutamic endopeptidase, with product MNTNIKQTHGLILFITILIMIIFPFSQLILQELSLQISKPSFFFISKLIIIYLLFVYLKKKNITLSSIRLKKVHIKYILLGILMGIIAHMLTMFFVRTQYYLLTGEWLAAEKIVDTLMESNENISFFSIIMIGFSVAISEEMLFRGILLKQYQKMNIKPAIILSALIFSLYHMTVGNLVFTFVIGISLSLVTIYTGSIVPAIFYHFLVNEIMRIIMHFPEKVTEPYFKVMVSPITTITGLILFLSITTYLFIKIRKNNSFQSEKVKFFDRYITLFFLMYVILLTLYIIKALK from the coding sequence ATGAATACTAATATTAAGCAAACTCATGGCCTTATATTATTTATAACCATACTAATTATGATTATTTTTCCATTTTCACAACTTATATTACAAGAACTTTCTTTGCAAATAAGCAAACCATCATTTTTCTTTATAAGTAAACTGATTATTATCTATTTGCTTTTTGTTTACTTAAAAAAGAAAAATATAACTTTATCGAGCATTAGGCTAAAAAAGGTACATATAAAATATATTCTTCTTGGTATTTTAATGGGCATCATCGCTCACATGCTCACTATGTTTTTTGTTAGGACCCAATATTATCTTCTAACGGGCGAATGGCTTGCTGCGGAAAAGATTGTTGATACACTTATGGAGAGTAATGAAAACATAAGTTTTTTCAGCATTATCATGATTGGCTTTTCAGTGGCGATTAGTGAAGAAATGCTTTTTAGGGGTATATTATTAAAACAATATCAGAAAATGAACATAAAGCCGGCCATAATTTTAAGTGCTCTTATTTTTAGCCTATATCATATGACGGTGGGAAACTTGGTTTTCACTTTTGTCATAGGTATCTCTCTTTCACTAGTAACCATCTATACGGGAAGTATCGTTCCGGCTATCTTTTATCACTTTTTAGTGAATGAAATAATGAGGATCATCATGCATTTCCCTGAAAAGGTTACTGAGCCTTATTTTAAAGTAATGGTGTCTCCAATTACCACGATAACTGGTTTAATACTATTTCTATCTATAACAACTTACTTATTTATAAAAATAAGAAAAAATAATTCTTTCCAAAGTGAAAAAGTTAAATTCTTTGATAGATACATTACCTTGTTTTTTTTGATGTATGTAATTCTCCTAACACTTTATATTATAAAGGCATTAAAATGA
- a CDS encoding diphthine--ammonia ligase — translation MTELKDWKNGARGHKFIASFSGGKDSVLALHKAMKAGEAVGLIVMLEEEGKRSRSHGMPPELIQAQAESIGLPVYTAAASWTDYEKEFTRLLADAKSQGAEVLVTGDLDMPEHGCWNDKVATNAGLKLGMPLWEMDHRQAVEEFIHLGFETMIVTVNLSLGMREDDLGRTLTHEYVQELVARGIDPCGEGGEFHTTVINGPLFKTPLAVRKGEILSDGEYAFLPLELDETADREIV, via the coding sequence ATGACAGAACTGAAGGATTGGAAGAATGGGGCCCGTGGGCATAAATTCATCGCTTCTTTTAGCGGAGGAAAGGATAGTGTCCTAGCTCTTCACAAAGCGATGAAAGCCGGGGAAGCGGTCGGACTGATCGTCATGCTGGAGGAAGAAGGAAAACGGTCCAGATCCCATGGAATGCCTCCTGAACTCATACAGGCCCAAGCCGAATCCATAGGCTTGCCCGTATACACGGCAGCTGCCAGCTGGACAGATTATGAAAAGGAATTTACGCGCCTTTTAGCGGATGCTAAGAGCCAAGGAGCAGAAGTGTTGGTGACTGGAGATTTGGATATGCCCGAACATGGCTGTTGGAATGATAAAGTTGCTACGAATGCTGGATTGAAGCTCGGGATGCCTTTATGGGAAATGGACCATCGCCAAGCTGTCGAAGAGTTCATACATCTTGGATTTGAAACGATGATTGTAACCGTGAATCTTTCACTTGGAATGCGTGAGGACGATTTAGGGCGAACGCTGACCCACGAATACGTGCAGGAGCTTGTAGCCCGAGGAATCGACCCTTGCGGAGAAGGCGGGGAATTCCATACGACAGTTATCAATGGGCCGCTCTTCAAAACGCCGCTCGCTGTTCGCAAAGGTGAAATCCTCAGTGACGGCGAATATGCCTTTTTACCTTTGGAGCTAGACGAGACGGCAGATAGGGAGATTGTTTAA
- a CDS encoding sensor histidine kinase, giving the protein MNVTFFKRILGFLTYTSVCFSAGFFIIQLLPVRISGYLQYLATIFTSIAIMMLTGYLIHAFNHNKRVNIYLEIINALRKIGNGDYNVQLDLNTGKKNEMTEIISHFNHMAKQLKQMEEMRQEFISNVSHEIQSPLTSIVGFAQALQSNKLTTEESNHYLHIIETESRRLSKLSDNLLKLTSLESEHHPFERKSCRLDQQIRSIILACEPNWLEKELEMDISLEKVSIFADEDLMSQVWTNLIHNSIKFTRQYGTITIRLQQMADQASITISDTGIGISEQDQFHIFERFYKADLARERTKSGSGLGLSIVKKIIDMHDGSISVKSEIGKGTTFTILLPIS; this is encoded by the coding sequence ATGAATGTCACCTTTTTCAAACGCATACTTGGCTTTTTGACATACACTTCCGTTTGTTTTTCAGCAGGTTTCTTTATCATTCAGCTATTGCCTGTAAGGATATCCGGTTATCTCCAGTATCTGGCGACAATCTTTACCAGCATCGCGATCATGATGCTCACAGGTTACCTGATCCATGCGTTCAACCATAATAAACGCGTTAACATCTACTTGGAAATCATTAATGCATTAAGGAAGATTGGCAATGGCGATTATAATGTCCAATTGGATTTAAACACAGGTAAGAAAAACGAAATGACGGAAATCATAAGCCATTTCAACCATATGGCGAAGCAACTGAAGCAAATGGAGGAAATGCGCCAGGAATTCATCTCCAACGTATCACATGAAATCCAATCGCCGCTCACTTCCATTGTAGGGTTCGCACAAGCGCTTCAATCGAATAAGCTGACAACGGAGGAAAGCAATCATTACCTCCATATCATTGAGACAGAGAGCAGGAGATTATCCAAATTGAGTGATAATCTTCTGAAGCTTACTTCCCTTGAATCCGAGCATCACCCATTTGAAAGGAAGAGCTGCCGGCTCGACCAGCAAATCCGCTCGATCATCTTGGCTTGTGAACCGAATTGGCTCGAAAAGGAACTCGAAATGGATATATCTTTGGAAAAGGTTTCGATCTTCGCAGACGAAGATTTAATGAGCCAGGTATGGACCAACTTGATCCATAATAGCATCAAGTTCACCCGGCAGTATGGCACCATCACGATCAGGCTCCAACAGATGGCTGATCAAGCATCGATCACGATATCCGATACCGGCATCGGCATATCAGAGCAAGACCAGTTCCACATTTTCGAGCGATTCTACAAAGCCGACCTGGCAAGGGAACGCACAAAAAGCGGCAGTGGCCTAGGGCTATCAATCGTAAAAAAGATCATTGATATGCACGATGGCTCGATATCCGTCAAAAGCGAAATCGGCAAAGGGACGACCTTCACGATCCTGCTTCCAATTTCATGA
- a CDS encoding response regulator transcription factor, with protein MTKILIVDDDAHIRELILLLLRKEGFDLYVAPDGIQALSMMEKVKINLAIIDIMMPNMDGWQLCKELREFSDIPVLMLTAKGETSQKVKGFELGADDYLVKPFEPIELVLRIKALLKRYKITSSQTLNIGDLQMNRNTHQLSFKGVEYTIPLKEFEVLFKLGSYPGKTFSREELIEDIWGYDYEGDERTVDVHIKRVRERFPESQFPFRIRTIWGLGYRLEPTQ; from the coding sequence ATGACAAAGATATTGATCGTCGATGATGATGCGCATATCCGCGAACTGATTCTGCTCTTGCTAAGAAAAGAAGGATTCGATCTGTATGTCGCCCCGGACGGAATTCAAGCATTGAGTATGATGGAGAAGGTGAAAATCAACTTAGCCATCATCGATATCATGATGCCTAACATGGATGGATGGCAATTATGCAAGGAATTGCGGGAATTCAGTGATATCCCGGTTTTAATGCTGACGGCAAAGGGCGAAACATCACAGAAGGTAAAGGGTTTTGAACTCGGGGCGGATGACTACCTGGTTAAACCGTTTGAACCAATCGAATTGGTTCTTAGAATAAAGGCGTTGTTAAAACGCTATAAAATCACCAGTTCCCAAACATTGAATATCGGTGACTTACAGATGAACCGCAACACACATCAACTGTCATTCAAGGGTGTCGAATATACGATTCCACTAAAGGAATTTGAAGTATTGTTTAAATTGGGAAGCTATCCTGGAAAAACTTTTTCAAGGGAAGAACTCATTGAAGACATTTGGGGCTATGATTATGAAGGTGATGAGCGAACGGTCGATGTTCATATTAAAAGAGTCCGGGAACGGTTTCCTGAATCACAATTCCCCTTTCGGATCCGGACGATCTGGGGATTGGGCTACCGGTTGGAGCCAACACAATGA
- a CDS encoding ABC transporter ATP-binding protein yields the protein MKQEKKQKGWSQFIRLVQQTKPSKIMIGIALLLSLSTTGVSLLVPLFTKNLINDFSLSSLNAERVTLLVLAIIVQALASGFSIYLLNKIGQSVVAGIRDQLWKKLLVLPVNYFDEHPSGETVSRMTNDTTVVKGLISEHLSNFVTGIISIVGAMIVLFLLDWKMSLLMFIAIPLSVLILLPLGKKMHRISKGMQDETASFTAVLQQVLTEIRLVKASNAETFEYENGKKGIIKLFQYGLKEAKIQALIGPLMSLVMMALLVLILGYGGMRVSSGALSAGALVAFIMYLFQIIMPMAQLAAFFTQFQKATGATERIISILDSEVEEDATLKVQNSSQSITVEHLEYRYNDGEQVLKDINFTVEAGKVTAIVGPSGSGKTTLFSLFERFYKPQQGSISIGGTSINDFTLLSWRSQIGYVSQESPIVSGTIKDNICYGIDRDVTDEELNRVAKMAYADQFISDLPNGYDTEVGERGMKLSGGQRQRIAIARAFLRNPKILMLDEATSSLDSKSEHVVQQALNDLMKGRTTIVIAHRLSTVIGSDQIIFLEKGEITGSGTHKELYETHALYREFAEQQLHKLELA from the coding sequence ATGAAACAGGAAAAAAAACAAAAAGGCTGGAGCCAGTTCATCCGATTGGTGCAACAAACGAAGCCTTCTAAAATAATGATCGGAATTGCATTACTGTTAAGCTTAAGCACAACAGGTGTGAGTTTATTGGTCCCATTATTCACAAAAAATCTTATCAATGATTTCTCCCTTAGTTCGCTAAATGCGGAAAGGGTCACACTTCTCGTGCTTGCCATCATCGTTCAGGCATTGGCCAGTGGATTTTCCATCTATTTATTGAACAAGATCGGCCAATCCGTAGTTGCCGGCATCCGCGATCAACTTTGGAAAAAGTTGCTCGTATTACCCGTGAATTACTTCGATGAACATCCATCGGGCGAAACGGTCAGTCGGATGACAAATGATACAACGGTAGTGAAAGGCTTGATTTCGGAACACCTATCCAACTTCGTTACCGGAATCATCTCCATCGTCGGCGCCATGATCGTGTTATTTTTGCTTGATTGGAAAATGTCGCTGTTAATGTTCATAGCCATCCCGCTCTCCGTTTTAATATTACTGCCACTTGGGAAGAAAATGCACCGCATATCGAAAGGGATGCAGGATGAGACAGCAAGCTTCACCGCAGTCCTCCAGCAGGTGCTTACGGAAATCCGGCTTGTTAAAGCATCCAATGCAGAAACGTTCGAATATGAAAACGGAAAAAAAGGAATCATCAAATTATTTCAATATGGTTTAAAGGAAGCAAAAATCCAAGCACTGATCGGTCCGCTGATGAGTCTCGTCATGATGGCCTTACTCGTACTGATTTTGGGGTATGGCGGGATGCGGGTATCATCAGGAGCCCTTTCAGCAGGTGCACTGGTTGCTTTCATCATGTACCTTTTCCAAATCATCATGCCGATGGCGCAATTGGCAGCTTTCTTTACGCAATTCCAAAAAGCGACCGGGGCCACGGAACGCATCATTTCCATTCTGGATTCTGAAGTGGAGGAAGATGCAACGCTCAAGGTTCAAAATTCCAGCCAATCCATCACGGTCGAACACCTGGAATATCGTTATAATGATGGTGAACAAGTGCTAAAAGATATCAACTTCACGGTTGAAGCGGGCAAGGTGACCGCGATTGTCGGACCAAGCGGCAGCGGGAAAACGACCCTTTTCTCCCTGTTTGAGCGATTCTATAAGCCCCAGCAGGGCTCCATATCCATAGGCGGGACATCGATAAATGATTTCACGCTCCTTTCATGGAGAAGTCAGATCGGCTACGTCTCACAGGAAAGTCCGATTGTATCCGGTACAATTAAAGATAATATTTGCTACGGAATAGACCGGGATGTAACAGATGAAGAATTGAATCGGGTTGCCAAAATGGCGTATGCAGATCAGTTCATTTCCGATCTTCCAAATGGCTATGATACGGAAGTTGGCGAAAGAGGGATGAAACTTTCCGGAGGGCAAAGGCAGCGGATCGCCATCGCCCGTGCTTTTTTAAGAAATCCTAAAATCTTGATGCTGGATGAAGCTACCTCCAGCCTGGACAGTAAATCGGAACATGTCGTTCAACAGGCATTGAATGATTTGATGAAAGGCAGGACAACGATCGTCATTGCCCACCGCCTATCGACCGTAATTGGTTCCGACCAAATCATCTTCCTCGAAAAGGGGGAAATTACAGGCAGCGGAACACATAAAGAGCTATATGAAACGCATGCATTATATCGTGAATTTGCAGAGCAGCAATTACACAAGCTTGAACTTGCTTAA
- the mmgD gene encoding citrate synthase, with product MKEQVNYSPGLDGIIAAETKLSFLDTVQSEIVIRGYDLIDLSETVGYLEIVNLLLQGRLPDAEEKAGLEKALKNEYEIPVEILKILRLLPEKTHPMDALRTGISALAGYDANIDDRSASVNLERAYKLLGKVPAIVANSYRVLNKQEVVLPNKDLSYSSNFYYMITGKVPSAVEEKIFDQSLLLYSEHEMPNSTFTARVIASTLSDLYGALTGAVASLKGSLHGGANEAVMYMLLEAGTVDKFERLLEGKLANKEKIMGFGHRVYMKKMDPRALIMKQALKQLCDAKGDDRLYKMCEAGEVIMEREKGLYPNLDYYAAPVYYMLGLPISIYTPIFFSARTVGLCAHVIEQHANNRIFRPRVNYIGERHNRNVISN from the coding sequence ATGAAGGAACAAGTAAATTATTCTCCAGGGCTTGATGGAATTATAGCGGCTGAAACGAAATTATCTTTCCTGGATACAGTTCAGAGCGAGATTGTAATACGAGGATATGATCTTATCGATTTATCTGAAACGGTGGGATATTTGGAGATTGTCAACCTGCTGCTTCAAGGCAGACTTCCTGATGCAGAGGAAAAGGCAGGACTTGAAAAGGCATTGAAGAATGAATATGAAATCCCAGTGGAGATCCTGAAGATATTAAGGCTATTGCCGGAGAAAACACATCCGATGGATGCGCTAAGAACAGGCATTTCTGCTTTGGCTGGATACGATGCAAACATTGATGATCGTTCAGCTTCGGTGAATCTAGAGCGTGCTTACAAATTACTAGGCAAGGTTCCCGCCATCGTTGCAAACAGCTACCGCGTACTGAACAAACAAGAGGTGGTTCTTCCGAATAAGGATTTGTCGTATAGTTCCAATTTTTACTACATGATCACGGGTAAGGTGCCATCGGCAGTGGAAGAGAAAATTTTTGATCAATCTCTATTATTGTATAGCGAGCACGAGATGCCTAATTCCACTTTCACGGCAAGAGTGATCGCCTCGACGCTTTCCGATTTATATGGGGCTTTGACGGGAGCTGTAGCTTCGCTAAAGGGCAGCTTGCACGGAGGAGCGAATGAAGCGGTCATGTACATGCTATTGGAGGCGGGTACCGTCGACAAATTCGAACGGTTGCTTGAAGGGAAATTGGCAAATAAAGAAAAGATCATGGGGTTTGGCCACCGCGTTTATATGAAGAAAATGGATCCAAGGGCATTAATCATGAAGCAAGCATTAAAGCAGCTTTGTGATGCCAAAGGGGACGACCGTCTTTATAAAATGTGTGAAGCGGGGGAAGTGATCATGGAAAGGGAAAAAGGGCTTTATCCTAATCTCGATTACTATGCAGCGCCGGTCTACTATATGCTCGGCCTTCCGATTTCCATCTATACACCCATTTTCTTTAGTGCGAGAACGGTGGGTTTATGTGCTCATGTGATTGAGCAGCATGCCAACAACCGCATCTTCCGACCTCGTGTGAATTATATAGGCGAGCGTCATAACCGGAATGTCATTTCCAATTAA
- the prpD gene encoding 2-methylcitrate dehydratase → MLKTNGINQTDVLLEDIADYVLKKEIISDEAYETARYVLLDTIGCGILALQYPECTKLLGPVVPGTIVPNGTRVPGTSYVLDPVKGAFNIGCMIRWLDYNDTWLAAEWGHPSDNLGGILAVADYVSRVNIAEGKDALAVKDVLEMMIKAHEIQGVLALENSLNRVGLDHVLFVKVATTAVVTKALGGTRAEIINALSNAWIDNSSLRTYRHTPNTGSRKSWAAGDATSRAVQLAMMALKGEMGYPTALSAPGWGFQDVLFNKQELKLSRKLDSYVMENVLFKVSYPAEFHAQTAAECAVKLHPEVKDRLDEIDKIKIITHESAIRIIDKEGPLNNPADRDHCIQYITAVGLIHGDVTADHYEDEAAADERIDRLRNKMTIVENEQYTIDYLDPSKRSIANAIQIYYKDGSVSEFVECEYPLGHRFRREEAFPKITKKFTDNMSTHYSHKRQNRIQEACLEPGALSNLKVNEFMDLFII, encoded by the coding sequence ATGCTAAAAACAAATGGTATCAATCAAACGGATGTGTTATTGGAAGACATTGCGGATTATGTATTGAAGAAAGAGATCATTAGCGATGAAGCATATGAAACGGCTCGTTACGTTCTTCTTGATACGATCGGCTGCGGGATTTTAGCGCTTCAATATCCTGAATGCACTAAATTATTAGGACCGGTCGTTCCCGGCACGATCGTTCCAAATGGGACCCGCGTCCCAGGGACTTCATATGTACTTGACCCAGTGAAAGGTGCATTCAATATTGGTTGCATGATTCGCTGGCTGGATTATAACGATACATGGCTGGCCGCGGAATGGGGACATCCTTCTGATAACTTGGGCGGGATTTTGGCAGTAGCTGATTACGTAAGCCGGGTGAATATTGCAGAAGGAAAAGATGCATTAGCTGTTAAAGACGTCCTGGAAATGATGATCAAAGCACATGAGATTCAAGGTGTGCTGGCGCTGGAAAATAGCTTGAACCGGGTTGGATTGGACCACGTCCTGTTTGTGAAGGTGGCTACGACGGCTGTGGTGACAAAAGCTCTGGGGGGAACGAGAGCGGAAATCATCAATGCTTTATCCAATGCTTGGATCGATAATTCAAGCTTGCGTACGTATCGCCACACTCCAAATACCGGATCACGAAAATCATGGGCGGCAGGCGATGCCACAAGCAGGGCCGTACAACTGGCCATGATGGCCCTCAAAGGAGAAATGGGATATCCAACAGCTCTATCGGCACCAGGCTGGGGGTTCCAGGATGTATTATTCAATAAGCAAGAATTGAAACTTTCACGCAAGCTCGATTCATATGTAATGGAAAATGTCTTATTCAAAGTATCCTATCCGGCTGAGTTCCATGCGCAAACAGCAGCGGAATGTGCAGTGAAATTGCATCCGGAAGTGAAGGATCGCCTGGATGAGATAGATAAAATCAAAATCATCACACATGAATCTGCCATTCGCATCATCGATAAGGAAGGACCGTTGAACAATCCAGCAGATCGAGATCATTGTATCCAATATATAACGGCTGTCGGCTTGATCCACGGCGATGTAACAGCTGACCACTATGAGGATGAGGCGGCAGCTGACGAAAGAATCGATCGCTTGAGGAATAAAATGACAATTGTCGAAAATGAACAATACACGATCGATTATCTGGATCCGAGCAAGCGCTCGATCGCCAATGCCATCCAAATCTACTATAAGGATGGATCGGTATCGGAGTTCGTCGAATGCGAATACCCACTTGGGCACCGCTTTAGAAGAGAAGAAGCATTTCCGAAAATAACGAAAAAATTCACGGATAACATGAGCACGCATTATTCGCATAAACGGCAAAACCGAATTCAGGAGGCTTGCTTGGAGCCTGGCGCTCTTTCGAACTTGAAGGTAAACGAGTTTATGGACTTATTCATCATTTAA
- the prpB gene encoding methylisocitrate lyase: protein MTWIVNQQSGQAELAARFRKLMEEPGILQIPGTHDAMAGLIAKKIGFNALYLSGAAYTASRGLPDLGIVTSAEVAERARDIIRATDLPVLVDIDTGFGGVLNVARTAREMQEAGIAAVQLEDQDLPKKCGHLNGKKLISTSEMTQKIKMIKQTAPSLIIVARTDARAVEGMEAAIERVTAYIEAGADAIFPEALQSEAEFRQFAKHVTVPLLANMTEFGQTPYYKAKEFEEMGYQMVIYPVTSLRVAAKAFERVFEQIMQHGTQAGALPDMQTRSELYETISYHDFEGLDKEIAKTVLTKEQ from the coding sequence ATGACTTGGATCGTTAATCAACAGTCGGGACAAGCGGAATTAGCCGCTCGTTTTCGGAAGCTAATGGAAGAACCGGGCATATTACAAATTCCAGGCACCCATGATGCGATGGCTGGTCTTATAGCGAAGAAAATAGGCTTCAACGCCCTATATCTCTCAGGTGCAGCATACACGGCAAGCAGGGGCCTGCCCGATTTAGGGATTGTCACATCTGCTGAAGTGGCGGAGCGGGCCAGGGATATTATTCGTGCTACCGACTTACCGGTGCTTGTAGACATTGATACGGGGTTTGGCGGTGTCCTGAATGTGGCCCGTACGGCTAGGGAAATGCAGGAAGCGGGCATTGCGGCTGTACAACTGGAAGATCAAGACCTTCCAAAAAAATGCGGTCATCTAAATGGCAAGAAGCTTATATCGACTAGTGAGATGACGCAAAAAATAAAAATGATTAAACAGACCGCCCCATCGCTAATCATAGTGGCTCGTACGGATGCGCGTGCTGTGGAGGGGATGGAGGCAGCAATTGAAAGAGTGACTGCCTATATCGAAGCAGGAGCTGATGCGATATTTCCTGAGGCGCTGCAATCGGAAGCGGAGTTCCGCCAGTTTGCCAAGCACGTCACTGTGCCGTTGTTGGCCAATATGACCGAATTCGGGCAGACTCCTTATTATAAGGCTAAAGAATTTGAAGAAATGGGATATCAAATGGTGATTTATCCGGTCACTTCCCTTAGGGTGGCGGCAAAGGCATTTGAGCGGGTTTTCGAACAAATCATGCAGCATGGAACACAGGCAGGCGCCCTGCCGGACATGCAAACACGGAGTGAATTATATGAAACGATTTCCTATCATGATTTTGAAGGCTTGGATAAGGAGATAGCGAAAACCGTTTTAACCAAGGAACAATGA